In Holophagales bacterium, one DNA window encodes the following:
- a CDS encoding DUF819 family protein — protein MLASPAAILAGLALVVAIVFQLERRAGLAPFFSRLPPVFWVYALPMLAATVGIFPNASPLYGALTRHLLPASLALILLSSDLRAIARLGTRALLAMGAASLGVALGSLAAFLLLGRSLGPEAWAVFAALTGTWIGGSANLLAVSTSLGLSAEAQGIAILVDTIVAYSWMAILIALSARQAALDRRLHADRAEVAAIGARIAHRLERDRRPTTTADATLLVGVALVVSSLAMAAGRALPPVGDVLTPFAWGILLLTTAGLLLSLTPLARYDGAGASSLGYAGFYLLLASVGAQADLRKIVTQPLWIVAGVIVIAIHAVVLLVALRLLRAPSFFLGAASQAAIGGYSSAPVVAEIYQPGLAPVGLLLAVVGNVVGTYLGLALGQLLLSLSR, from the coding sequence ATGCTCGCGTCGCCTGCCGCCATCCTTGCCGGTCTTGCACTGGTCGTGGCCATCGTCTTCCAACTCGAGCGACGCGCAGGGCTCGCGCCGTTCTTCTCGCGCCTGCCGCCGGTCTTCTGGGTCTATGCCCTGCCGATGCTCGCGGCGACCGTCGGGATCTTCCCCAACGCGAGCCCGCTCTACGGAGCGCTCACCCGGCACCTGCTGCCGGCGAGCCTGGCGCTGATCCTCCTCTCGTCGGACCTTCGCGCCATCGCTCGTCTCGGCACGCGGGCGCTCCTCGCCATGGGCGCCGCCTCCCTGGGCGTGGCGCTCGGATCGCTCGCCGCCTTCCTGCTGCTCGGTCGCTCCCTGGGGCCCGAGGCCTGGGCCGTCTTCGCCGCGCTCACCGGCACCTGGATCGGCGGCAGCGCCAACCTCCTTGCCGTCTCGACCTCGCTCGGCCTCTCGGCCGAAGCCCAGGGGATCGCCATCCTCGTCGACACAATCGTCGCCTACAGCTGGATGGCGATCCTCATCGCGCTCTCCGCCCGCCAGGCGGCGCTCGACCGGCGGCTGCACGCCGACCGCGCCGAGGTGGCGGCGATCGGTGCGCGGATCGCCCATCGTCTCGAGCGCGACCGCCGGCCGACGACCACCGCCGACGCGACGCTGCTCGTCGGCGTGGCGCTCGTCGTCTCGTCGCTGGCCATGGCCGCGGGGCGGGCCCTCCCGCCGGTCGGCGACGTGCTGACGCCGTTCGCCTGGGGGATCCTGTTGCTGACCACCGCCGGGCTGCTGCTCTCGCTCACCCCGCTTGCCCGCTACGACGGGGCCGGCGCCTCGAGCCTGGGCTACGCCGGCTTCTACCTGCTGCTCGCCTCGGTCGGCGCCCAGGCGGACCTGCGGAAGATCGTCACCCAGCCGCTGTGGATCGTCGCCGGCGTGATCGTCATCGCCATCCACGCGGTGGTGCTGCTCGTCGCGCTGCGCCTGTTGCGCGCCCCGTCGTTTTTCCTCGGTGCGGCGAGCCAGGCGGCGATCGGCGGCTACTCGTCGGCCCCGGTCGTGGCGGAGATCTACCAACCCGGCCTCGCTCCGGTCGGGCTGCTCCTCGCCGTGGTCGGCAACGTCGTCGGCACCTATCTCGGCCTCGCTCTGGGGCAGCTTCTCCTCAGCCTCTCCCGCTAG
- a CDS encoding dipeptide epimerase has translation MPIRCHSHTIELALRTPFRLSRGTSETRRNVIFEIDQDGVLGRGEAAPIPRYRESADSAAAALATMAARLAEPHAFAEEAARLAVPGQRAAQAAFDAALHDLAGRRLGIPVTELLGLGRRPLPPTSWTIGVDPIPEALDKVAAAGHFEVLKLKMGLPGDLELLRAVRGATRQAIRVDANEGWSFAEAQERLPELARLGVEFVEQPMKETELEAIRELRRSSPLPFIADESLHDASDIPRIAAAFDGINVKLAKCGGIAPALALIATARAHGLKILLGCMIESSLGIAAALAVAPLVDWIDLDGSLLVSNDPFTGLDLEGGRFRQTEGPGLGVEPLVA, from the coding sequence ATGCCCATCCGCTGTCACTCCCACACCATCGAGCTCGCCCTGCGCACCCCCTTCCGCCTCTCTCGTGGCACCTCCGAAACCCGGCGGAACGTGATCTTCGAAATCGACCAGGACGGTGTCCTCGGCCGCGGCGAAGCGGCACCGATCCCCCGGTACCGGGAGAGCGCCGACTCGGCCGCCGCGGCGCTCGCCACGATGGCGGCTCGCCTCGCCGAGCCACACGCCTTCGCCGAAGAGGCGGCGCGACTCGCCGTCCCAGGCCAGCGCGCCGCCCAGGCCGCCTTCGACGCGGCCCTCCACGACCTCGCTGGCCGTCGCCTCGGCATCCCGGTCACCGAGCTGCTCGGCCTCGGCCGTCGTCCTCTGCCACCGACCTCGTGGACGATCGGCGTCGATCCGATCCCCGAAGCGCTCGACAAAGTCGCCGCCGCCGGGCACTTCGAGGTGCTGAAGCTGAAGATGGGACTGCCCGGCGACCTCGAGCTCTTGCGCGCGGTGCGCGGTGCCACGCGACAGGCGATCCGTGTCGACGCCAACGAGGGTTGGAGCTTCGCCGAGGCGCAGGAACGGCTGCCGGAGCTCGCCCGGCTCGGCGTCGAGTTCGTCGAGCAGCCGATGAAGGAGACCGAGCTCGAGGCCATCCGCGAGCTGCGACGGTCGAGCCCGCTCCCCTTCATCGCCGACGAGAGCCTGCACGACGCCAGCGACATTCCGCGCATCGCCGCCGCATTCGACGGCATCAACGTCAAGCTCGCCAAGTGCGGCGGCATCGCACCGGCGCTGGCGCTGATCGCCACGGCCCGGGCCCACGGCCTGAAGATCCTCCTCGGCTGCATGATCGAAAGCTCGCTCGGCATTGCCGCGGCCCTCGCCGTCGCTCCGCTGGTCGACTGGATCGACCTCGACGGCAGCCTGCTCGTCTCGAACGACCCGTTCACCGGACTCGACCTCGAGGGAGGACGATTCCGCCAGACGGAGGGACCGGGGCTGGGGGTCGAGCCGCTCGTCGCCTGA